From the Notolabrus celidotus isolate fNotCel1 chromosome 12, fNotCel1.pri, whole genome shotgun sequence genome, one window contains:
- the map7d1a gene encoding LOW QUALITY PROTEIN: MAP7 domain-containing protein 1a (The sequence of the model RefSeq protein was modified relative to this genomic sequence to represent the inferred CDS: deleted 1 base in 1 codon), whose amino-acid sequence MNKRPESEGITTDMEENILLGATSPHSDLKTKPTTRPDPEGESSPPKTEDITQRMDSPAKKDTDRRLTTPTKTDIISRSPGSPASPLPRTKRKEDLIKSEDRQKLAKERREEKAKYLEELSNLQAAKKTQWLEKEEKARQLREQQLEERRRKLEEQRIKAEKRRAALEERQKQKLEKNKERYEAAIHRSTKKSWAEIRQQRWSWAGALSQNSNQKEARGLALSPWESSIVDRLMTPTLSFLARSRSAASVLSNGKDGTSPLTLCAHQPHHRCSDRWRVTSSTPDITQRQHRRSSTPMDKNKKEKKDKERENEKEKSALSKEKVLKKRQSLPSMRHRPDPSPSPLSKQRPSSPATPKGRTASPSPAASPKPPSARGSPSTPKSRPRRARTPARVDHRTSSPAPLERVKEPRRPATPEERKGSPLVPALVVSSAAASGTPVTTTAASPSPEPRRSPTPSVPAASPAPSPSAKPMAGTNDAEEAGRILAEKRRQAREQREREEQERREQEEKERVLREERIAIEAEERRLREEEARAMAEEQRKRDEAQRLLDEKEAEERAKAEQEENIRLQKQKEEAEAKAREEAEKQRLEREKHFQKEEQERLERKRRLDEIMKRTRKTDGGDKKEMKSSPPTNGSEAESSKVSAEYQPKPEVTLPNHTTENGQTNVKESSPSAPVVNGVQPTRHENGLSTKADTAHFDDILHLANHGNTTNGARDNSESSLDAEPILSFESEDSFMKKAGPMKPQHVAEVL is encoded by the exons CTCCCCACTCAGACCTGAAAACAAAACCTACCACGAGGCCCGATCCAGAGGGGGAGAGCAGCCCCCCGAAAACAGAAGATATCACTCAGAGGATGGATTCTCCAGCTAAGAAAGACACAGACCGGAGATTAACGACTCCTACGAAAACTGACATCATCTCTCGGTCACCGGGGTCGCCTGCATCGCCTTTACCCAGGAcgaaaaggaaggaag ACCTCATCAAATCAGAGGACAGGCAGAAGCTAGCCAAAGAGCGGAGGGAAGAAAAGGCCAAATATCTTG AAGAGCTCAGCAATTTACAAG CTGCTAAAAAGACACAGTggctggagaaggaggagaaggcaCGGCAGCTGAGggagcagcagctggaggagcgCCGCAGGaagctggaggagcagaggatcAAGGCGGAA AAGCGGAGAGCAGCCCTCGAGGAGcgacagaaacagaaactggAGAAGAATAAA gAACGCTATGAGGCAGCCATCCACAGGTCAACCAAGAAGTCATGGGCAGAAATCCGCCAGCAAAGATGGTCCTGGGCTGGCGCACTGAGCCAGAACTCCAACCAGAAAGAAG ctcgTGGCCTTGCACTCAGTCCATGGGAGAGCAGTATAGTCGACCGTCTCATGACACCGACGCTGTCTTTCCTCGCCAGAAGCAGAAGTGCTGCTAGTGTCCTCAGCAATGGCAAAGATGGTA CCAGCCCCCTCACCCTGTGCGCCCACCAGCCTCACCACCGCTGCTCCGACCGCTGGAGAGTGACGTCCAGCACGCCAGACATCACGCAGCGCCAACACAGACGCAGCTCCACACCT atggacaaaaacaagaaagaaaagaaggataaGGAACGAGAGAATGAGAAGGAGAAAAGTGCTCTGAGTAAAGAGAAGGTGCTGAAGAAGCGACAGTCTCTACCCAGCATGAGACACAGACCTGATCCGAG tCCCAGTCCTTTGTCGAAACAGCGGCCTTCATCTCCAGCTACGCCTAAGGGCAGAACCGCCTCACCAAGCCCTGCCGCCTCCCCCAAGCCTCCATCCGCACGTGGAAGCCCGTCGACGCCTAAAAGTCGTCCCAGAAGGGCCAGGACCCCAGCAAGGGTAGACCACCGTACATCCTCCCCTGCTCCGCTCGAAAGAGTGAAGGAGCCACGCAGGCCTGCAACGCCTGAGGAGAGAAAGG gTTCTCCTCTGGTTCCCGCCCTTGTTGTATCCTCAGCTGCTGCATCAGGCACACCCGTGACAACCACTGCAGCGTCACCCTCACCTGAGCCAAGGCGTTCACCAACTCCTTCTGTCCCTGCAGCATCACCTGCACCCTCCCCATCAGCCAAGCCCATGGCGGGCACAAATGACGCGGAGGAGGCGGGTCGCATCCTGGCAGAGAAACGCAGACAGGccagagagcagagggagagggaggagcaggagagacgtgaacaggaggagaaggagag GGTCCTGAGGGAGGAGCGGATAGCgatagaggcagaggagaggcgACTCCGGGAGGAGGAGGCCCGCGCCATGGCCGAGGAGCAGCGCAAGAGGGACGAAGCCCAGCGTCTGCTGGACGAGAAGGAGGCCGAGGAGAGAGCCAaagcagagcaggaggagaataTACGCCTGCAAAAACAG aaagaAGAGGCTGAGGCAAAAGCCCGTGAGGAGGCGGAGAAGCAGCGcctggagagggagaaacacttccagaaggaggagcaggagaggctGGAGAGGAAAAGG cgCCTGGATGAAATCATGAAGCGGACACGCAAGACAGATGGAGGCGACAAG AAAGAGATGAAGTCCTCTCCTCCCACGAATGGCAGCGAAGCAGAGAGCAGCAAAG tgtctgCTGAATATCAGCCAAAGCCAGAGGTCACCCTGCCCAATCACACGACAGAAAACGGACAAACAAATGTCAAAGAAAG CAGCCCCTCAGCACCAGTGGTCAATGGGGTCCAGCCAACAAGACATGAAAACGGTCTGTCCACTAAAGCAGACACTGCTCACTTTGACGACATCCTTCATCTCGCCAATCACGGCAACACAACCAACGGAGCGCGGGACAACTCTGAGAGCAGCCTGGACGCTGAGCCCATCCTGTCGTTCGAGAGCGAGGACTCGTTCATGAAAAAAGCCGGTCCCATGAAGCCTCAGCATGTTGCAG AGGTCCTGTGA